Proteins from one Pseudoliparis swirei isolate HS2019 ecotype Mariana Trench chromosome 22, NWPU_hadal_v1, whole genome shotgun sequence genomic window:
- the LOC130213450 gene encoding uncharacterized protein LOC130213450, which translates to MPCPAAVRAAAAAVWLLAVLGPGLSLPAEDDSDSLCSHCFYRQTPPRGASAGLLCHSLPEGRAFATLSRPACGTAVFSAFHLSLGRAEEEGDELVTKEEGEEEEIIKVSAPALLRRGGDPSHPVSPTDCSLQHWDSRVTTLVQTSISPRCSTLGGDLYILTGVGGLGAADECQTKPQWSAVCCAVPEGKSGFSLGLIRETGEGEREVSVKELEEILGAAELFSEGCGGADGASVGIRVDLHSDGLPGDIDRLDAELTGENTGDEDGDSNTAGRVTEGKEVGLGATEGEEIGSGVTKGKEVGLGATEGEEIGSGASEGIEQRDVTRSRAVRSGSSESSADHETVEEQETDTNSSSTLVYVLSTTLSILTAPLQPVFSTVTKLPGQVTYVLQEDLGVLSALPGETFSLVHLLTSDLLSWTGSAGETLLGIGGNCCSSLYCCSCSMLGALWNSCHTGVTGIGTLAGDTVGIFGDALDNTWWVTKFFGGRLWNQSGGYVGSVVSEMGGQTMAVGGGLGRLVWKIGTGVGSVFRLGGGLIMGTVDVVFGAVKGAYE; encoded by the exons ATGCCgtgtcctgctgctgtcagggcagctgctgctgcagtctGGCTGCTGGCTGTTCTGGGCCCGGGCCTGTCTCTCCCAGCTGAGGACGACTCCGACAGCCTCTGCTCCCACTGCTTCTACAGACAGACGCCTCCTCGGGGAGCCTCTGCAGGGTTGCTCTGCCACAGCCTGCCGGAGGGACGGGCCTTCGCCACTCTGTCCAGACCGGCCTGTGGCACCGCCGTCTTCTCTGCCTTCCATCTCAGCCTCGGccgggcagaggaggagggggacgagCTCGTG AcaaaggaagaaggagaggaagaagaaatcaTCAAAGTGTCAGCACCGGCTCTTCTCAGAAGAGGCGGGGATCCATCTCATCCTGTGTCGCCCACAGACTGCTCGCTTCAACACTGGGACTCGAGAGTCACAACACTGGTCCAGACCAGCATCTCTCCCCGCTGCAGCACGCTGGGGGGGGATCTCTACATCCTGACCGGCGTAGGGGGTCTCGGGGCTGCTGACGAGTGTCAGACGAAGCCGCAGTGGTCTGCAGTGTGCTGCGCTGTCCCAGAGGGGAAGAGTGGCTTCAGTCTGGGGTTAATCAGGGAGACGGGGGAAGGGGAGAGGGAAGTGAGCgtgaaggagctggaggagattcTCGGAGCGGCAGAGCTGTTCTCCGAGGGctgtggaggagcagacggggcGAGTGTCGGAATCAGAGTAGATCTGCACAGTGACGGGCTCCCTGGAGACATAGACAGGCTGGATGCAGAACTTACTGGTGAAAACACAGGAGATGAAGATGGAGATTCAAACACCGCCGGTCGAGTCACTGAAGGAAAGGAAGTTGGTTTAGGTGCCACTGAAGGAGAGGAGATCGGTTCAGGTGTCACTAAAGGAAAGGAAGTTGGTTTAGGTGCCACTGAAGGAGAGGAGATCGGTTCAGGTGCCAGTGAAGGAATCGAGCAGCGTGATGTGACCCGTTCAAGAGCTGTCAGATCAGGGTCTTCTGAGTCCTCAGCTGACCATGAAACGGTGGAGGAACAAGAGACGGACACAAATTCCAGCAGCACTCTGGTGTacgtcctctccaccaccttgtCCATCCTCACGGCGCCGCTGCAGCCGGTGTTCTCCACTGTCACTAAGTTACCTGGTCAG GTGACCTACGTTCTTCAGGAAGACCTTGGGGTTCTGTCGGCACTTCCCGGTGAAACGTTCTCCCTAGTTCacctcttgacctctgacctcttgtcTTGGACCGGCTCAGCTGGAGAAACGCTGCTGGGTATTGGGGGAAACTGCTGCTCCAGCCTCtactgctgctcctgctccatGCTGGGGGCCCTGTGGAACAGTTGCCACACCGGGGTCACCGGCATCGGAACCCTGGCTGGAGACACAGTGGGGATATTTGGCGATGCGTTGGATAATACTTGGTGGGTGACCAAGTTCTTCGGAGGCCGGCTGTGGAATCAGAGCGGGGGTTACGTAGGATCAGTGGTGTCAGAGATGGGGGGTCAGACGATGGCGGTCGGTGGAGGGTTGGGGAGGCTAGTGTGGAAAATTGGTACGGGGGTGGGTAGCGTGTTCAGACTGGGAGGGGGTTTAATAATGGGGACGGTTGATGTAGTCTTTGGTGCGGTGAAAGGTGCGTATGAGTGA
- the vars1 gene encoding valine--tRNA ligase isoform X2 has protein sequence MAALFVSPHPDDFRSLLALVAAEFSSPRPQTLTEEPPASLNARSRPTLVLGAGDGDAVLSGASAVSWYLADLGNRAGVDAKQQSQVWQWLSFADNELTPVSCAVVFPLMGMTGVDKKLLQSSRAALIRVLKVLDKALEPRTFLVGESITLADMAVATAVLLPFKYVLEPSDRKVLTNVTRWFTTCTNQPQFLKALGKITLCEKMVPVTPNTNPPANAKAANASPDGSPADATANSPEAKDPEANGPPKTEAQLKKDAKKKEKLEKFQQKKDMEAKKKTKPPTEKKAKPEKKDLEVISYSGPTAPGEKKDIISPLPDSYSPQYVEAAWYSWWEKQGFFKPEYGRESISDHNPRGVFMMCIPPPNVTGSLHLGHALTNAIQDSLTRWHRMRGETTLWNPGCDHAGIATQVVVEKKLMRERGMSRHELGRENFIQEVWKWKNEKGDRIYHQLKKLGSSLDWDRACFTMDPKLSNAVQEAFIRMHDEGVIYRSKRLVNWSCTLNSAISDIEVDKKELTGRTLLPVPGYTEKVEFGVLVSFAYKVEGSDEEVIVATTRIETMLGDTAVAVHPDDSRYQHLKGKIVLHPFCDRKMPIVFDDFVDMSFGTGAVKITPAHDQNDYEVGERHNLAFINILNENGLLINVPPPFLGMKRFEARKTVLQALKDRGQFIEIKDNPMVVPVCSRSKDIVEPLLKPQWYVACKDMGKQAADAVREGRLKIIPDHHLKTWFNWLDNIRDWCISRQLWWGHRIPAYFITVSDAAVKPGEDMDGRYWVSGRSEEEAREKAAKRFNVSADKISLRQDEDVLDTWFSSGIFPFSIFGWPNETQDLNVFYPGTLLETGHDILFFWVARMVMMGLKLTGKLPFKEVYLHAVVRDAHGRKMSKSLGNVIDPLDVITGISLEGLHALFLNSNLDPLEVEKAKQGQTADYPNGIPECGTDALRFALCAYASQGRDINLDVNRILGYRYFCNKLWNAVKFAMKTLGDDFVPSEKAQLCGEESVSDRWILSRLSAAVAVCDAGFKAYEFPTITTAIYNFWLYELCDVYLESVKPVFSRSEEDGSGERPRLVCRQTLYTCLEVGLRLLSPVMPFVSEELYQRLPRRRPQSDPPSICVTPYPDTEEFCWHSVEVDRDMEFVMTVIKTIRSLRSDYNMNKTKADCYLQCIDSATAALVQKNSLPIQTLSYAQAVFALTAKQPVPEGCAVAIASDRCTVNLMLKGLIDMEKEVAKLMSKKGDLEKQTEKLREKIAKSDYKEKVPVKVQEQDAEKLRQSQSELEKVKEATDNFRTMMKLPS, from the exons ATGGCCGCTCTCTTCGTGTCCCCTCACCCCGATGACTTCAGGAGCCTTCTGGCTCTCGTGGCTGCAGAGTTTAGTTCCCCCCGCCCGCAGACTCTCACAGAGGAACCTCCCGCGTCCCTGAACGCCCGCTCCAGACCGACCCTGGTGCTGGGCGCCGGGGACGGTGACGCCGTCCTGAGCGGGGCCAGCGCTGTGTCCTGGTACCTGGCTGATCTGGGGAACAGAGCTGGTGTCGATGCAAAGCAGCAGAGCCAGGTGTGGCAGTGGCTCAGCTTTGCAGACAATGAACTCACCCCGGTGTCCTGCGCTGTGGTGTTCCCCCTGATGGGGATGACGGGAGTGGATAAGAAG CTCCTGCAGAGTTCCCGGGCTGCGTTGATCCGTGTTCTGAAGGTTCTTGATAAAGCACTGGAACCGAGAACCTTCTTGGTCGGGGAGAGCATCACCCTGGCTGATATGGCTGTAGCTACAGCTGTTCTGCTCCCCTTTAAATAT GTGTTGGAGCCATCAGACAGGAAAGTCTTGACCAATGTAACGAGGTGGTTCACAACCTGCACAAATCAGCCACAGTTCCTGAAGGCGTTGGGGAAGATCACTCTTTGTGAGAAGATGGTGCCAGTTACACCGAATACAAACCCTCCAGCCAATGCTAAAGCTGCTAATGCCAGTCCTGATGGTTCTCCTGCTGATGCCACAGCTAATAGCCCAGAAGCTAAAGACCCGGAAGCTAATG GCCCACCAAAGACAGAAGCCCAGCTGAAGAAGGACgctaagaagaaagaaaagttggAAAAGTTCCAGCAGAAGAAGGACATGGAGGCAAAGAAAAAGACTAAGCCTCCAACAGAA AAAAAGGCCAAACCAGAAAAGAAGGACCTGGAAGTGATCTCATACAGTGGTCCCACTGCcccgggggagaaaaaag ATATCATTAGCCCACTTCCCGACTCCTACAGTCCTCAGTACGTGGAGGCTGCCTGGTACTCATGGTGGGAGAAGCAGGGATTCTTCAAGCCGGAGTATGGG AGGGAGAGTATTAGCGACCACAACCCCCGTGGCGTCTTCATGATGTGCATCCCCCCACCTAATGTGACTGGATCCCTTCACCTGGGCCACGCCCTCACCAACGCCATTCAGGACTCTCTGACCAGATG GCACAGGATGCGAGGTGAAACCACCTTGTGGAACCCGGGCTGTGATCACGCTGGCATCGCCACacaggtggtggtggagaaaaagctgatgagagagaggggtatgAGCCGTCACGAGCTGGGCAGGGAAAACTTCATTCAGGAAGTCTGGAAGTGGAAGAACGA GAAGGGAGACCGTATCTACCACCAGCTGAAGAAGCTGGGCTCCTCTCTGGACTGGGACAGAGCCTGCTTCACTATGGACCCC AAACTTTCCAATGCAGTCCAGGAGGCCTTCATCCGCATGCACGATGAGGGCGTGATCTACCGGAGCAAGCGTCTGGTCAACTGGTCCTGCACTCTGAACTCTGCCATCTCGGACATAGAG GTGGACAAGAAGGAGCTCACTGGAAGGACTCTGCTGCCGGTCCCTGGGTACACAGAGAAAGTGGAGTTTGGAGTGCTGGTGTCTTTTGCCTACAAGGTGGAAGGATCAG ACGAGGAAGTGATTGTGGCGACGACTCGTATCGAGACGATGTTGGGAGACACGGCTGTCGCTGTCCACCCGGATGACTCCAGATATCAGCATCTGAAGGGGAAAATAGTGCTGCACCCCTTCTGCGACCGCAAGATGCCAATTGTCTTCGATGACTTTGTGGACATGAGCTTCGGAACAG GTGCTGTCAAAATCACCCCCGCTCACGACCAGAATGACTACGAGGTCGGAGAGAGACACAATCTGGCCTTCATCAACATTTTGAACGAGAATGGCCTCCTCATTAACGTGCCTCCTCCCTTCCTG GGCATGAAGCGCTTTGAGGCCAGGAAGACGGTGCTCCAGGCTCTCAAGGACCGAGGCCAGTTCATAGAGATCAAAGACAACCCTATGGTGGTCCCCGTCTGCAG TCGTTCTAAGGACATTGTGGAGCCGCTGCTGAAGCCGCAGTGGTATGTAGCCTGCAAAGATATGGGCAAGCAGGCCGCGGACGCCGTCAGAGAGGGCCGCCTCAAAATCATCCCCGATCACCACCTCAAGACGTGGTTCAACTGGCTGGACAACATCAG GGACTGGTGTATCTCTCGGCAGCTCTGGTGGGGTCACCGTATCCCTGCATACTTCATCACTGTCAGCGATGCCGCTGTAAAACCAGGAGAG GACATGGACGGTCGTTACTGGGTGAGCGGGAGatcggaggaggaggccagagagaagGCGGCGAAACGCTTCAATGTGTCTGCTGACAAAATATCGCTCAGACAAG ATGAGGATGTTCTCGACACTTGGTTCTCGTCTGGCATTTTCCCCTTCTCCATCTTCGGATGGCCTAATGAG ACCCAGGACCTGAATGTGTTCTACCCTGGCACTTTGCTGGAGACGGGCCATGACATCCTGTTCTTCTGGGTCGCCCGTATGGTGATGATGGGCCTCAAACTGACCGGCAAGCTGCCCTTCAAAGAG GTGTATCTGCATGCAGTGGTGAGAGACGCCCACGGGAGGAAGATGAGCAAATCTCTGGGCAACGTCATTGACCCTCTGGACGTCATTACAGGAATCTCCCTCGAG GGTCTTCATGCCCTGTTTTTGAACAGCAACTTGGATCCTCTGGAGGTGGAGAAGGCGAAGCAGGGCCAAACGGCCGACTACCCCAATGGCATCCCAGAGTGTGGCACAGACGCTCTCCGGTTTGCCCTGTGCGCCTACGCTAGTCAAG GTCGAGACATCAACCTGGATGTCAACCGCATCCTGGGTTACCGCTACTTCTGCAACAAACTGTGGAACGCTGTGAAGTTTGCCATGAAGACCCTGGGAGACGACTTTGTACCGTCAGAGAAAGCCCAG TTGTGTGGAGAGGAGAGCGTATCCGACCGGTGGATTCTGTCTCGACTGAGCGCAGCGGTCGCCGTCTGCGACGCCGGCTTCAAGGCCTACGAGTTCCCAACCATCACGACCGCCATTTACAACTTCTGGTTGTACGAGCTCTGTGACGTCTACCTG GAGAGTGTGAAGCCGGTGTTCAGTAGATCGGAGGAAGACGGCAGCGGCGAGAGGCCGCGCCTGGTGTGCAGACAGACCCTTTACACCTGTTTAGAAGTGGGCCTgcgcctcctgtctcctgtgatgCCCTTCGTCAGCGAGGAGCTCTATCAGAGGTTACCGCGGCGACGGCCTCAGAGCGATCCACCCAGCATCTGTGTCACACCCTACCCCGATACCGAGGAG TTCTGTTGGCACAGCGTGGAGGTCGACCGGGACATGGAGTTTGTGATGACTGTGATCAAGACGATCCGCTCACTGCGATCCGACTACAACATGAACAAGACCAAAGCTGACT GCTACCTCCAGTGCATTGACTCTGCCACGGCGGCCCTGGTGCAGAAGAACAGTCTGCCGATTCAGACCTTGTCTTATGCTCAGGCCGTCTTCGCTCTGACGGCGAAGCAGCCCGTCCCAGAAGGCTGCGCTGTGGCGATCGCCTCTGACAGATGTACCGTCAACCTCATGCtcaag GGTCTCATCGACATGGAGAAGGAAGTGGCTAAGCTGATGAGTAAGAAAGGCGACTTGGAGAAACAGACGGAGAAATTGAGAGAGAAGATTGCAAAGAGTGACTACAAGGAGAAGGTGCCGGTGAAGGTGCAGGAGCAGGATGCCGAGAAG CTGCGGCAGAGCCAATCCGAACTTGAAAAAGTGAAAGAAGCCACGGACAACTTCAGGACAATGATGAAACTTCCTTCTTAA
- the vars1 gene encoding valine--tRNA ligase isoform X1 — protein MAALFVSPHPDDFRSLLALVAAEFSSPRPQTLTEEPPASLNARSRPTLVLGAGDGDAVLSGASAVSWYLADLGNRAGVDAKQQSQVWQWLSFADNELTPVSCAVVFPLMGMTGVDKKLLQSSRAALIRVLKVLDKALEPRTFLVGESITLADMAVATAVLLPFKYVLEPSDRKVLTNVTRWFTTCTNQPQFLKALGKITLCEKMVPVTPNTNPPANAKAANASPDGSPADATANSPEAKDPEANGPEANGPPKTEAQLKKDAKKKEKLEKFQQKKDMEAKKKTKPPTEKKAKPEKKDLEVISYSGPTAPGEKKDIISPLPDSYSPQYVEAAWYSWWEKQGFFKPEYGRESISDHNPRGVFMMCIPPPNVTGSLHLGHALTNAIQDSLTRWHRMRGETTLWNPGCDHAGIATQVVVEKKLMRERGMSRHELGRENFIQEVWKWKNEKGDRIYHQLKKLGSSLDWDRACFTMDPKLSNAVQEAFIRMHDEGVIYRSKRLVNWSCTLNSAISDIEVDKKELTGRTLLPVPGYTEKVEFGVLVSFAYKVEGSDEEVIVATTRIETMLGDTAVAVHPDDSRYQHLKGKIVLHPFCDRKMPIVFDDFVDMSFGTGAVKITPAHDQNDYEVGERHNLAFINILNENGLLINVPPPFLGMKRFEARKTVLQALKDRGQFIEIKDNPMVVPVCSRSKDIVEPLLKPQWYVACKDMGKQAADAVREGRLKIIPDHHLKTWFNWLDNIRDWCISRQLWWGHRIPAYFITVSDAAVKPGEDMDGRYWVSGRSEEEAREKAAKRFNVSADKISLRQDEDVLDTWFSSGIFPFSIFGWPNETQDLNVFYPGTLLETGHDILFFWVARMVMMGLKLTGKLPFKEVYLHAVVRDAHGRKMSKSLGNVIDPLDVITGISLEGLHALFLNSNLDPLEVEKAKQGQTADYPNGIPECGTDALRFALCAYASQGRDINLDVNRILGYRYFCNKLWNAVKFAMKTLGDDFVPSEKAQLCGEESVSDRWILSRLSAAVAVCDAGFKAYEFPTITTAIYNFWLYELCDVYLESVKPVFSRSEEDGSGERPRLVCRQTLYTCLEVGLRLLSPVMPFVSEELYQRLPRRRPQSDPPSICVTPYPDTEEFCWHSVEVDRDMEFVMTVIKTIRSLRSDYNMNKTKADCYLQCIDSATAALVQKNSLPIQTLSYAQAVFALTAKQPVPEGCAVAIASDRCTVNLMLKGLIDMEKEVAKLMSKKGDLEKQTEKLREKIAKSDYKEKVPVKVQEQDAEKLRQSQSELEKVKEATDNFRTMMKLPS, from the exons ATGGCCGCTCTCTTCGTGTCCCCTCACCCCGATGACTTCAGGAGCCTTCTGGCTCTCGTGGCTGCAGAGTTTAGTTCCCCCCGCCCGCAGACTCTCACAGAGGAACCTCCCGCGTCCCTGAACGCCCGCTCCAGACCGACCCTGGTGCTGGGCGCCGGGGACGGTGACGCCGTCCTGAGCGGGGCCAGCGCTGTGTCCTGGTACCTGGCTGATCTGGGGAACAGAGCTGGTGTCGATGCAAAGCAGCAGAGCCAGGTGTGGCAGTGGCTCAGCTTTGCAGACAATGAACTCACCCCGGTGTCCTGCGCTGTGGTGTTCCCCCTGATGGGGATGACGGGAGTGGATAAGAAG CTCCTGCAGAGTTCCCGGGCTGCGTTGATCCGTGTTCTGAAGGTTCTTGATAAAGCACTGGAACCGAGAACCTTCTTGGTCGGGGAGAGCATCACCCTGGCTGATATGGCTGTAGCTACAGCTGTTCTGCTCCCCTTTAAATAT GTGTTGGAGCCATCAGACAGGAAAGTCTTGACCAATGTAACGAGGTGGTTCACAACCTGCACAAATCAGCCACAGTTCCTGAAGGCGTTGGGGAAGATCACTCTTTGTGAGAAGATGGTGCCAGTTACACCGAATACAAACCCTCCAGCCAATGCTAAAGCTGCTAATGCCAGTCCTGATGGTTCTCCTGCTGATGCCACAGCTAATAGCCCAGAAGCTAAAGACCCGGAAGCTAATGGCCCGGAAGCTAATG GCCCACCAAAGACAGAAGCCCAGCTGAAGAAGGACgctaagaagaaagaaaagttggAAAAGTTCCAGCAGAAGAAGGACATGGAGGCAAAGAAAAAGACTAAGCCTCCAACAGAA AAAAAGGCCAAACCAGAAAAGAAGGACCTGGAAGTGATCTCATACAGTGGTCCCACTGCcccgggggagaaaaaag ATATCATTAGCCCACTTCCCGACTCCTACAGTCCTCAGTACGTGGAGGCTGCCTGGTACTCATGGTGGGAGAAGCAGGGATTCTTCAAGCCGGAGTATGGG AGGGAGAGTATTAGCGACCACAACCCCCGTGGCGTCTTCATGATGTGCATCCCCCCACCTAATGTGACTGGATCCCTTCACCTGGGCCACGCCCTCACCAACGCCATTCAGGACTCTCTGACCAGATG GCACAGGATGCGAGGTGAAACCACCTTGTGGAACCCGGGCTGTGATCACGCTGGCATCGCCACacaggtggtggtggagaaaaagctgatgagagagaggggtatgAGCCGTCACGAGCTGGGCAGGGAAAACTTCATTCAGGAAGTCTGGAAGTGGAAGAACGA GAAGGGAGACCGTATCTACCACCAGCTGAAGAAGCTGGGCTCCTCTCTGGACTGGGACAGAGCCTGCTTCACTATGGACCCC AAACTTTCCAATGCAGTCCAGGAGGCCTTCATCCGCATGCACGATGAGGGCGTGATCTACCGGAGCAAGCGTCTGGTCAACTGGTCCTGCACTCTGAACTCTGCCATCTCGGACATAGAG GTGGACAAGAAGGAGCTCACTGGAAGGACTCTGCTGCCGGTCCCTGGGTACACAGAGAAAGTGGAGTTTGGAGTGCTGGTGTCTTTTGCCTACAAGGTGGAAGGATCAG ACGAGGAAGTGATTGTGGCGACGACTCGTATCGAGACGATGTTGGGAGACACGGCTGTCGCTGTCCACCCGGATGACTCCAGATATCAGCATCTGAAGGGGAAAATAGTGCTGCACCCCTTCTGCGACCGCAAGATGCCAATTGTCTTCGATGACTTTGTGGACATGAGCTTCGGAACAG GTGCTGTCAAAATCACCCCCGCTCACGACCAGAATGACTACGAGGTCGGAGAGAGACACAATCTGGCCTTCATCAACATTTTGAACGAGAATGGCCTCCTCATTAACGTGCCTCCTCCCTTCCTG GGCATGAAGCGCTTTGAGGCCAGGAAGACGGTGCTCCAGGCTCTCAAGGACCGAGGCCAGTTCATAGAGATCAAAGACAACCCTATGGTGGTCCCCGTCTGCAG TCGTTCTAAGGACATTGTGGAGCCGCTGCTGAAGCCGCAGTGGTATGTAGCCTGCAAAGATATGGGCAAGCAGGCCGCGGACGCCGTCAGAGAGGGCCGCCTCAAAATCATCCCCGATCACCACCTCAAGACGTGGTTCAACTGGCTGGACAACATCAG GGACTGGTGTATCTCTCGGCAGCTCTGGTGGGGTCACCGTATCCCTGCATACTTCATCACTGTCAGCGATGCCGCTGTAAAACCAGGAGAG GACATGGACGGTCGTTACTGGGTGAGCGGGAGatcggaggaggaggccagagagaagGCGGCGAAACGCTTCAATGTGTCTGCTGACAAAATATCGCTCAGACAAG ATGAGGATGTTCTCGACACTTGGTTCTCGTCTGGCATTTTCCCCTTCTCCATCTTCGGATGGCCTAATGAG ACCCAGGACCTGAATGTGTTCTACCCTGGCACTTTGCTGGAGACGGGCCATGACATCCTGTTCTTCTGGGTCGCCCGTATGGTGATGATGGGCCTCAAACTGACCGGCAAGCTGCCCTTCAAAGAG GTGTATCTGCATGCAGTGGTGAGAGACGCCCACGGGAGGAAGATGAGCAAATCTCTGGGCAACGTCATTGACCCTCTGGACGTCATTACAGGAATCTCCCTCGAG GGTCTTCATGCCCTGTTTTTGAACAGCAACTTGGATCCTCTGGAGGTGGAGAAGGCGAAGCAGGGCCAAACGGCCGACTACCCCAATGGCATCCCAGAGTGTGGCACAGACGCTCTCCGGTTTGCCCTGTGCGCCTACGCTAGTCAAG GTCGAGACATCAACCTGGATGTCAACCGCATCCTGGGTTACCGCTACTTCTGCAACAAACTGTGGAACGCTGTGAAGTTTGCCATGAAGACCCTGGGAGACGACTTTGTACCGTCAGAGAAAGCCCAG TTGTGTGGAGAGGAGAGCGTATCCGACCGGTGGATTCTGTCTCGACTGAGCGCAGCGGTCGCCGTCTGCGACGCCGGCTTCAAGGCCTACGAGTTCCCAACCATCACGACCGCCATTTACAACTTCTGGTTGTACGAGCTCTGTGACGTCTACCTG GAGAGTGTGAAGCCGGTGTTCAGTAGATCGGAGGAAGACGGCAGCGGCGAGAGGCCGCGCCTGGTGTGCAGACAGACCCTTTACACCTGTTTAGAAGTGGGCCTgcgcctcctgtctcctgtgatgCCCTTCGTCAGCGAGGAGCTCTATCAGAGGTTACCGCGGCGACGGCCTCAGAGCGATCCACCCAGCATCTGTGTCACACCCTACCCCGATACCGAGGAG TTCTGTTGGCACAGCGTGGAGGTCGACCGGGACATGGAGTTTGTGATGACTGTGATCAAGACGATCCGCTCACTGCGATCCGACTACAACATGAACAAGACCAAAGCTGACT GCTACCTCCAGTGCATTGACTCTGCCACGGCGGCCCTGGTGCAGAAGAACAGTCTGCCGATTCAGACCTTGTCTTATGCTCAGGCCGTCTTCGCTCTGACGGCGAAGCAGCCCGTCCCAGAAGGCTGCGCTGTGGCGATCGCCTCTGACAGATGTACCGTCAACCTCATGCtcaag GGTCTCATCGACATGGAGAAGGAAGTGGCTAAGCTGATGAGTAAGAAAGGCGACTTGGAGAAACAGACGGAGAAATTGAGAGAGAAGATTGCAAAGAGTGACTACAAGGAGAAGGTGCCGGTGAAGGTGCAGGAGCAGGATGCCGAGAAG CTGCGGCAGAGCCAATCCGAACTTGAAAAAGTGAAAGAAGCCACGGACAACTTCAGGACAATGATGAAACTTCCTTCTTAA